The Lachnospiraceae bacterium oral taxon 500 genome window below encodes:
- a CDS encoding potassium transporter KefA, translating to MNIKMVFKVIGRLLIFVALLMLLPAAVGLYYREEWDIIGAFLLSAGLGLGAGALLNLQKVPIRSFFTREGLVIVSLSWLLISFLGGLPLYLSGQYPTLVDAFFEISSGFTTTGATVAVNVEGLPKAILFWRSLTQMIGGMGVLVFVLAVMPQMKEDSIYLMKAEVPGPVFGKVVSKLGDTARILYKIYIAMTVVLTLALCAAGMPLFDSINHAMATAGTGGFGIKNASIGHYDSAAVDIIIGIGMLAFGINFNLYYLILIGKVKEFFKSEELKWYAIIVTAAVALITLNLFLVSPLPFGDMLRHVFFAVSSVITTTGFATVDFDKWPLFSHVVLLILMFIGSCAGSTAGGIKIARVVPTIKSAIAELRRSRNPKRILVIQFEGKVVDTELIKSLGNYLLLYTMVFAVLLLIVALDSPDFETAFSAVAATFNNVGPGFGVVGPTGSFAGFSAFSKLALSFGMIAGRLEILPMLILFSANTWKRT from the coding sequence ATGAATATAAAAATGGTTTTTAAAGTAATCGGTCGGCTGTTGATTTTTGTGGCATTGTTAATGCTGCTGCCGGCAGCGGTCGGTTTGTATTACCGGGAAGAATGGGACATCATCGGCGCGTTTCTGTTGTCAGCCGGACTGGGGCTGGGGGCAGGAGCTTTGCTCAATCTGCAAAAGGTACCGATCCGCTCCTTTTTTACCAGAGAAGGTCTGGTGATTGTATCGCTGTCATGGCTGCTGATCAGCTTTTTAGGGGGATTGCCGCTCTATCTGTCCGGTCAGTACCCGACGCTGGTAGATGCTTTTTTTGAAATCAGCTCAGGCTTTACCACCACCGGAGCAACGGTCGCGGTCAATGTTGAGGGCTTGCCCAAGGCCATCTTGTTTTGGCGCTCCCTGACTCAGATGATTGGCGGCATGGGAGTGCTGGTTTTTGTGTTGGCGGTAATGCCGCAGATGAAAGAGGACAGTATTTATCTGATGAAGGCGGAAGTGCCGGGGCCGGTTTTCGGCAAGGTTGTTTCTAAGCTTGGTGATACGGCACGGATTTTGTATAAAATTTATATTGCCATGACGGTTGTTTTAACGCTGGCATTATGTGCGGCCGGAATGCCGCTGTTTGACAGTATCAATCATGCTATGGCAACGGCCGGCACGGGCGGATTTGGCATAAAAAACGCTTCGATTGGACATTATGATTCGGCAGCGGTTGATATCATCATTGGCATTGGCATGCTGGCTTTCGGCATTAATTTTAATTTGTATTATTTGATTTTAATCGGCAAGGTCAAAGAGTTTTTCAAAAGCGAAGAACTGAAATGGTATGCGATTATCGTAACGGCAGCTGTGGCGCTGATTACTCTTAATTTGTTTTTGGTATCTCCGCTCCCGTTCGGTGATATGCTGCGCCATGTTTTCTTTGCGGTGTCCTCGGTTATTACCACGACCGGCTTTGCGACCGTGGATTTTGACAAATGGCCGTTGTTTTCCCATGTTGTTCTGCTGATTTTAATGTTCATTGGCAGCTGTGCCGGTTCGACCGCCGGCGGGATAAAAATAGCCCGAGTCGTGCCGACAATTAAATCGGCGATTGCAGAACTGAGACGCTCCCGCAATCCCAAGCGGATTTTGGTTATTCAATTTGAGGGCAAGGTCGTTGATACTGAATTGATTAAAAGTCTGGGCAATTATTTGCTTCTTTATACTATGGTCTTTGCGGTCCTGCTTTTGATTGTGGCACTGGACAGCCCTGATTTTGAAACGGCTTTTTCGGCGGTGGCAGCCACTTTTAATAATGTCGGGCCGGGTTTTGGCGTAGTTGGGCCGACCGGTTCTTTTGCCGGGTTTTCGGCTTTTTCCAAGCTGGCTTTATCCTTTGGTATGATTGCCGGCCGGCTTGAGATCTTGCCGATGCTGATTTTGTTTTCGGCCAATACCTGGAAGCGGACCTAA
- a CDS encoding Trk system potassium transporter TrkA yields the protein MKIVIMGAGKVGKVLCRDLAEENHEITLIEKDAKTFQTVLNQYDITGVLGNGASYDTQMEAGVNTADMFIALTDNDELNMIASVLAKKLGAVKTGARVRNQDYSDLSDLMRTSLDINLFINPELEAARKCMQLIEFPLADSFESFANNKPPIVELKVSAGSNLGGKSLIDFRSSYKNLIVCCVMKNGEIIIPKGNFIIEANDHLFVTGPMSELVKLYKDNGQQESKIRSLFIIGGGLLAQYVIKLFEKSNVTIKVLELNHDKAKLLSRQFPKIEVIEADGTDINNLREQGAANYDAVLALTGIDEENIIISMIAKSLGVKKTLTKINRTEVIDIVEPIGLQSVITPKRIVSDTILQYVRAFFNSQGSNVEALYTIAHDQVEALQFRVKEGSKATLKPLRELKIKKDVLIAYIYRKNQTIFPTGNDRLMPHDRVIVISYNGYLSDLDEIVL from the coding sequence ATGAAGATTGTAATTATGGGAGCGGGCAAAGTCGGTAAGGTGCTGTGCCGTGACTTGGCAGAAGAAAACCATGAGATTACTCTGATTGAAAAGGATGCCAAGACTTTTCAAACGGTGTTGAATCAATATGATATTACCGGTGTTTTAGGAAACGGCGCGTCTTATGATACCCAAATGGAGGCAGGGGTGAACACGGCGGATATGTTTATTGCGCTGACCGATAACGATGAGTTAAATATGATTGCCTCTGTTCTGGCCAAGAAGCTGGGCGCAGTGAAAACCGGTGCCAGAGTGCGTAATCAGGATTATTCCGATTTGTCGGACTTGATGCGGACATCGCTGGATATTAATTTGTTTATCAATCCGGAGCTGGAGGCGGCTCGCAAATGTATGCAGCTGATTGAGTTTCCGCTGGCGGATTCCTTTGAATCCTTTGCCAATAATAAACCGCCGATTGTCGAATTAAAGGTCAGCGCCGGTTCCAATCTGGGTGGAAAATCCCTGATTGACTTTCGAAGTTCGTATAAGAATCTGATTGTCTGCTGCGTTATGAAAAACGGTGAGATTATTATTCCCAAGGGAAACTTTATTATTGAAGCCAACGATCATTTATTTGTGACCGGGCCGATGTCGGAACTGGTTAAACTATATAAGGACAACGGCCAGCAGGAGAGCAAGATTCGGTCACTCTTTATCATTGGCGGCGGTTTGCTGGCGCAGTATGTGATTAAGCTGTTTGAGAAATCCAATGTTACCATCAAGGTACTGGAATTAAATCATGACAAAGCCAAGCTCCTGAGCCGGCAATTCCCGAAAATTGAAGTGATTGAGGCTGACGGAACGGATATCAATAATCTGCGCGAGCAGGGGGCAGCCAATTATGATGCTGTCTTGGCACTGACCGGAATCGATGAGGAGAATATCATTATTTCCATGATTGCCAAGTCGTTGGGGGTTAAAAAAACCCTGACGAAGATTAACCGCACCGAAGTAATTGACATTGTTGAGCCGATTGGCTTACAGTCGGTGATTACGCCGAAACGGATTGTGTCGGATACGATTTTGCAGTATGTCCGGGCGTTTTTTAATTCGCAGGGGTCAAATGTCGAGGCGCTTTACACAATTGCCCATGATCAGGTTGAGGCCTTGCAGTTTCGGGTCAAGGAAGGTTCGAAGGCGACCCTGAAACCGCTGCGGGAGTTAAAAATTAAAAAAGATGTTTTGATTGCCTATATTTACCGGAAAAATCAGACGATTTTCCCGACCGGTAATGACCGGCTGATGCCGCATGACCGGGTAATTGTGATCTCGTATAATGGTTATTTAAGCGATTTGGATGAGATAGTGCTATGA
- a CDS encoding FadR family transcriptional regulator gives MEFKKLVAPTLKEMFIENVQGMILSGELEEGRQLPPERVIAESMGVSRAVVNAGIVELERRGFLEVRPRIGTFVADYRRKGTLETLKAIMYHNRGRMRDEEIRSILQVRDALDKLAVNCIVEKASDEEIAYLKELAEKIRQTVSNEDAAKAAFEFQHEMAMISRNTLLPLIFRSFYFSIIVLWERFCALYGREELYRVSYQTWERLAARDAAGATVWIEECTREAVAGERQIYY, from the coding sequence ATGGAGTTTAAAAAACTGGTCGCACCGACCTTGAAAGAAATGTTTATCGAAAATGTACAGGGTATGATTTTATCGGGTGAATTGGAAGAAGGCCGACAACTTCCGCCGGAAAGGGTGATTGCCGAATCAATGGGGGTCAGTCGGGCGGTGGTCAATGCCGGGATTGTTGAGCTGGAGAGAAGGGGCTTTTTGGAGGTGCGGCCCAGAATCGGCACTTTTGTGGCTGATTATCGGCGCAAGGGCACACTGGAAACCTTAAAGGCCATTATGTATCATAACCGGGGACGGATGCGCGATGAGGAAATCCGCTCGATTTTACAGGTCAGAGACGCGCTGGATAAGCTGGCGGTCAACTGCATTGTGGAAAAGGCCAGCGATGAAGAGATTGCTTATTTGAAAGAATTGGCGGAGAAAATTCGGCAAACCGTCAGCAATGAGGACGCGGCCAAGGCAGCCTTTGAATTTCAGCATGAAATGGCGATGATTTCCCGAAATACACTGCTGCCGCTGATTTTTCGTTCTTTTTATTTCTCGATTATCGTGCTTTGGGAAAGGTTTTGTGCATTATACGGCCGGGAGGAGCTCTATCGGGTCAGCTATCAAACTTGGGAAAGGCTGGCAGCGCGGGATGCGGCCGGAGCAACGGTTTGGATTGAAGAGTGCACCAGAGAAGCAGTGGCAGGCGAGCGGCAGATTTATTATTAG
- a CDS encoding GntR family transcriptional regulator, with the protein MDIIISNRTNKPIYEQITSQIKTLIMSGELQSGEAIPSMRALAKHLHVSVITVQKAYEDLQHDGFIETTVGRGSFVSAQNKEFYQEEQQRMAEEHLQKAAEIGRNSNIPLPKLMELLKMFYLEDE; encoded by the coding sequence ATGGATATAATTATCAGCAATCGCACCAATAAGCCAATTTATGAGCAAATCACTTCACAGATCAAAACTCTGATTATGAGCGGAGAATTGCAGTCGGGAGAAGCCATTCCCTCAATGCGGGCACTGGCCAAGCATCTTCATGTCAGCGTTATTACTGTCCAAAAAGCCTATGAGGATTTACAGCATGATGGATTTATCGAAACCACCGTCGGCCGGGGGAGCTTTGTTTCCGCTCAAAACAAAGAGTTTTATCAGGAAGAGCAGCAGCGCATGGCTGAGGAGCATCTGCAAAAAGCAGCGGAAATCGGGCGAAACAGCAATATTCCCCTGCCGAAACTAATGGAGCTCCTGAAAATGTTTTATTTGGAGGATGAATAA
- a CDS encoding ABC transporter, producing MDYALTLNNVSKQYDQTGFRLDNISFQLPTGTIMGFVGENGAGKTTTIGCILNTLFRDSGSICLFGKDMTDQSTDLRDDIGVVYDGGNFPAHFTAGQIAGIFRGIYKNWDDALFQNYLNRFDLKKDQKIKKYSKGMTMKLAIAAALSHHPKLLILDEATGGLDPVMREEMLDIFLDFVGSEAHSILLSSHITSDLEKIADYITFIHHGKIILSEAKDRLLYDYALLRCTEQQMSTLDQNDFIACRRQGYQYNLLTDNRHKAERKYTDIIIDHPSIDEIMLTLIKGENQ from the coding sequence ATGGATTATGCCTTGACCCTAAACAATGTATCCAAGCAATATGACCAAACCGGCTTTCGTTTGGACAATATCTCATTTCAACTGCCGACCGGTACAATAATGGGCTTTGTCGGTGAAAACGGCGCCGGCAAAACCACCACCATCGGCTGTATTCTCAATACCCTGTTCCGTGATTCCGGTTCCATTTGCTTATTCGGTAAAGACATGACTGACCAAAGCACCGATTTACGGGATGACATCGGCGTAGTTTATGACGGCGGGAACTTCCCCGCTCATTTTACCGCCGGCCAAATCGCCGGTATTTTTCGCGGTATTTATAAAAACTGGGACGATGCTCTCTTTCAAAACTATCTGAACCGTTTTGACTTAAAAAAAGACCAGAAAATAAAAAAATATTCCAAAGGCATGACCATGAAATTAGCAATTGCCGCGGCGTTATCCCACCATCCCAAACTGCTGATTTTAGACGAAGCCACCGGTGGATTAGACCCGGTAATGCGGGAAGAAATGCTGGACATTTTTTTGGATTTTGTCGGGAGCGAAGCGCATTCGATTTTACTTTCTTCGCATATCACCAGCGACTTGGAAAAAATCGCCGATTATATTACCTTTATCCATCATGGCAAAATCATTCTGTCGGAAGCCAAAGACCGTCTGCTCTATGACTATGCCCTCCTGCGCTGCACCGAACAGCAAATGAGCACCTTAGACCAAAACGATTTTATCGCCTGCCGGCGCCAAGGCTATCAGTACAACCTTTTGACTGATAACCGCCACAAGGCCGAGCGCAAATACACCGATATCATCATTGATCACCCGTCGATTGATGAAATCATGCTGACTTTAATCAAAGGAGAAAACCAATGA
- a CDS encoding ABC-2 transporter permease, translating to MTGLFKNNFYAVSELMKIVIFLSAAAGILLLVSGSPELLIWFTILPAPAAAIVSVFGLQGESRSQWSKYKLTLPVRRVDILKSQYLTHTLWTILAMTAVSAVIGGTVLIHGNLYFYYGFRDAVTLVSAGGVIALLIGALSYPLHYLMSEDKAIIVPLLSTLGSVAIVLGLSALVSALNNGKVLSDQQYYKSLGLIIAITIILYFLSFCLSISIFQKKEY from the coding sequence ATGACCGGACTTTTTAAAAACAACTTTTACGCCGTCAGCGAATTGATGAAAATTGTGATTTTCCTCAGTGCCGCCGCCGGGATTCTTTTACTGGTAAGCGGCAGCCCTGAACTTCTGATTTGGTTTACCATTCTGCCGGCGCCTGCTGCCGCAATTGTATCTGTTTTTGGCCTGCAAGGGGAAAGCCGCTCACAATGGAGCAAATATAAGCTGACCTTGCCGGTTCGACGCGTTGATATCTTAAAAAGCCAATATCTTACGCATACGCTTTGGACTATTCTTGCTATGACAGCGGTATCGGCGGTCATTGGCGGCACGGTTCTGATTCACGGCAATCTTTATTTTTATTACGGCTTTCGCGACGCTGTTACTTTAGTTTCCGCCGGTGGGGTAATTGCCCTTTTAATCGGCGCTCTTTCCTATCCCCTCCATTATTTAATGAGCGAGGACAAGGCAATTATCGTGCCGCTCCTCAGTACACTCGGTTCTGTCGCCATTGTCTTGGGGTTAAGCGCATTGGTCAGTGCCCTAAACAATGGCAAAGTCCTGTCCGATCAGCAATATTACAAAAGCCTTGGTCTGATCATTGCTATTACCATTATCCTCTATTTTTTATCATTCTGCCTGTCCATTTCTATTTTTCAGAAAAAGGAATATTAA
- the hypB gene encoding hydrogenase accessory protein HypB, translating to MKNYKILEVKESVFKNNNERADLLRAELKEQGVFLLNLMSSPGAGKTTTLCQTIDLLKDEISIGVMEADIDSDVDAAAIAKTGAKVIQLHTGGMCHLDAEMTRQGLDALETAGIELAILENVGNLVCPAEFDTGATKNAMILSVPEGDDKPLKYPLMFSICDVLLINKIDVLPYFNFDLDACCERAKKLNPNIKIIPISAIKGEGIAEWADWLKAQVKAAKNKA from the coding sequence ATGAAAAATTACAAAATACTGGAAGTCAAAGAAAGCGTTTTTAAAAACAACAACGAACGGGCGGATTTATTGCGGGCAGAATTAAAGGAACAGGGCGTATTTTTACTCAATTTAATGTCCTCTCCCGGTGCCGGCAAAACGACCACCCTTTGCCAAACAATTGACCTGCTCAAGGATGAAATCAGCATCGGGGTAATGGAAGCCGATATCGACTCGGATGTCGATGCCGCTGCCATCGCTAAAACCGGTGCTAAGGTAATTCAGCTCCACACCGGCGGTATGTGTCATTTGGATGCGGAAATGACCCGACAGGGGTTGGACGCTCTGGAAACAGCCGGTATTGAACTGGCAATCCTGGAAAATGTCGGCAACCTCGTTTGCCCGGCCGAGTTTGACACCGGCGCCACCAAAAACGCTATGATTTTAAGTGTACCGGAAGGCGACGACAAACCGCTGAAATACCCTCTGATGTTTTCCATTTGTGATGTACTGCTGATTAACAAAATCGACGTACTGCCCTATTTCAATTTTGATCTGGATGCCTGCTGTGAGCGGGCCAAAAAGCTGAACCCCAACATTAAGATTATTCCCATTTCCGCCATCAAAGGCGAAGGCATAGCCGAATGGGCGGATTGGCTGAAAGCACAGGTTAAAGCAGCCAAAAACAAAGCGTAG
- a CDS encoding pyridine nucleotide-disulfide oxidoreductase: MIFPPDYVCRYDEKIMRLANMIGRKKAGIKPGGKGSLQWEDPEYVILEAGVTEDMADVGLCLGSYEKHSAAEVAQMLNKPEDWCHEELMKLAVYGACFVNNINGIDMFWTETWIPGTMEMIVNNMDNIRKYPIVAYAMEAYGRVRGPLSSGAFPIGVGLMRVIPIESAIHGESRRADYEEISKYLEENTIFSVSNCSCRTDREVMGEGCGHIKEDMCIQMGHAAEYYIRTGRGRQITRDEAYAILRKAEGNGLMHEIPNTDGSGHTHAICNCCGCGCLSLRTAAMFKNVDMVRSNYTAKIDWQKCVACGQCVENCPVNALKLGQKLCSSAPVVKNITTAITPRDEDWTEDKWNPDYRLNRENVVDTGTAPCKTNCPAHIGVQGYIKLAAQGRYVEALDLIKKENPLPAVCGRICNRKCEQACTRGAIDSPVAIDEIKKFVAQLELDKASRVIPEKRFDTNSHIKIAVIGAGPAGLSCAYYLALDGYSVTVFEKEKRLGGMLTLGIPEFRLEKNVVAAEIDIIKEMGVVFQTSVEVGKDITLDALRKQGYAAFYVAIGAGGGRKLGLKGENAAGVYTGVEFLRRINSGEELTLPGKTIVIGGGNVAVDTARVATRCHSESVDIYCLESRSQMPASEEELEEAETEGIRLHNGYGPKAILSENGHVTGIELKKCLSVFDENGRFAPVFDESDTITVAADHIILSVGQTIQWGDLLNGSTACLNANQTIAADAFTYQTGQPDVFTGGDCYTGPRFAIDAIAAGKQGAISIHRFVHPGHSLVLGRDRREYKALNTEAAVIEEYDNTPRQKPDTLDRADVGSFADSRGILTEAQLKAETSRCLGCGAVILDEYMCLGCGQCTTKCKFDAIHLERRYDGEGIEFTELKPVIIKQIVKRKAKIAVKKVKKVFGAV; the protein is encoded by the coding sequence ATGATTTTCCCGCCGGACTATGTCTGCCGTTATGACGAAAAGATTATGCGGCTGGCCAATATGATCGGCCGCAAAAAAGCCGGCATCAAACCGGGCGGCAAAGGCTCCCTGCAATGGGAAGACCCCGAATATGTTATTTTAGAAGCCGGTGTCACCGAAGATATGGCCGACGTTGGTCTGTGCCTTGGCTCTTATGAAAAACATTCCGCAGCAGAAGTGGCGCAAATGCTGAATAAACCGGAGGACTGGTGCCATGAAGAACTGATGAAGCTGGCTGTTTACGGTGCCTGCTTTGTCAACAACATTAACGGCATTGATATGTTCTGGACGGAAACCTGGATTCCCGGCACCATGGAAATGATTGTCAACAACATGGATAATATCCGCAAATATCCGATCGTTGCCTATGCTATGGAAGCCTATGGCCGGGTCAGAGGGCCTTTAAGCTCCGGTGCTTTTCCGATTGGTGTCGGCCTGATGCGGGTTATCCCGATTGAATCGGCTATTCACGGTGAAAGCCGCCGGGCCGACTATGAGGAAATCTCCAAATATTTAGAGGAAAACACGATTTTTTCCGTGTCCAACTGCTCCTGTCGAACTGACCGCGAGGTTATGGGCGAAGGCTGCGGCCATATTAAGGAAGATATGTGTATTCAAATGGGTCATGCCGCCGAATATTATATCCGCACCGGTCGGGGCCGGCAAATTACCCGGGACGAAGCCTACGCCATCCTGCGCAAAGCCGAAGGCAATGGCTTAATGCATGAAATCCCCAACACCGATGGTTCCGGCCATACGCATGCGATCTGCAACTGCTGCGGCTGCGGCTGTCTGTCACTGCGGACGGCAGCCATGTTTAAAAATGTTGATATGGTTCGCTCCAATTATACCGCCAAAATTGATTGGCAAAAATGTGTTGCCTGCGGTCAATGCGTGGAAAACTGCCCGGTCAACGCCCTCAAACTCGGACAAAAACTATGCTCCTCCGCCCCGGTGGTCAAAAATATTACTACCGCCATCACCCCACGCGATGAGGATTGGACGGAAGACAAATGGAATCCCGATTACCGCCTGAACCGGGAAAATGTGGTTGATACCGGCACTGCTCCCTGCAAAACTAACTGTCCGGCGCACATCGGCGTGCAGGGTTATATTAAGCTGGCCGCCCAAGGACGCTATGTCGAAGCCTTGGATCTGATTAAAAAAGAAAACCCGCTGCCCGCCGTCTGCGGTCGAATCTGTAACCGCAAATGTGAGCAGGCCTGCACCCGTGGTGCAATTGACAGTCCGGTCGCTATTGACGAGATTAAAAAGTTTGTCGCCCAGCTGGAACTGGATAAAGCCTCACGAGTCATTCCGGAAAAGCGCTTTGACACCAATAGCCATATCAAGATTGCCGTGATTGGTGCCGGCCCGGCCGGATTAAGCTGTGCCTACTATCTGGCACTGGATGGTTACAGTGTGACTGTCTTTGAAAAGGAAAAAAGGCTGGGCGGCATGCTGACGCTGGGTATTCCTGAGTTTCGGCTGGAAAAAAATGTCGTTGCCGCGGAAATTGATATTATCAAGGAAATGGGCGTTGTTTTTCAAACCAGCGTAGAAGTCGGCAAGGATATTACCCTTGATGCCCTGCGCAAACAAGGGTACGCTGCTTTTTATGTAGCCATCGGCGCGGGTGGCGGCCGCAAGCTGGGGTTAAAAGGCGAAAATGCCGCCGGGGTTTATACCGGCGTTGAGTTCCTGCGTCGAATTAATTCCGGCGAAGAATTGACCTTGCCCGGAAAAACCATTGTCATCGGCGGCGGCAACGTGGCGGTCGATACTGCCCGAGTAGCCACCCGCTGTCATTCGGAAAGCGTGGATATTTACTGCCTGGAAAGCCGCAGCCAAATGCCGGCCTCCGAGGAGGAACTGGAAGAAGCCGAGACGGAAGGTATCCGGCTGCATAACGGCTACGGCCCAAAAGCAATCCTGTCCGAAAACGGCCATGTCACCGGCATAGAACTTAAAAAATGTCTGTCTGTTTTTGATGAGAACGGCCGCTTCGCCCCTGTTTTTGATGAAAGCGATACGATAACCGTCGCTGCCGACCATATTATTTTAAGCGTTGGCCAAACAATCCAATGGGGTGATTTATTGAACGGCAGCACCGCTTGTTTAAATGCCAATCAAACTATCGCCGCAGACGCCTTTACTTATCAAACCGGACAGCCTGATGTCTTCACCGGCGGCGACTGCTATACCGGCCCCCGTTTTGCCATTGACGCCATTGCTGCCGGAAAGCAAGGCGCTATCTCAATTCACCGCTTTGTTCATCCCGGTCATTCGCTGGTTCTCGGCCGGGATCGGCGAGAATACAAAGCCCTGAACACGGAAGCCGCCGTGATTGAAGAATATGACAATACGCCCCGGCAAAAACCCGATACCCTGGATCGGGCGGACGTCGGCAGTTTTGCCGATTCCCGCGGAATCCTGACTGAAGCACAGCTGAAAGCGGAAACCTCACGCTGTCTGGGTTGCGGAGCAGTTATTTTAGATGAATATATGTGCCTCGGTTGCGGCCAATGCACCACCAAATGCAAGTTTGATGCCATTCATCTGGAACGCCGCTATGACGGAGAAGGCATTGAGTTTACTGAATTAAAACCGGTAATCATCAAGCAGATCGTCAAACGCAAAGCCAAAATCGCCGTCAAAAAAGTGAAAAAAGTATTTGGCGCGGTTTAG
- a CDS encoding hydrogenase nickel incorporation protein HypA: protein MHELGIVFEIAKRVGGIAAEYDIAPEDIAAVVVEIGEASTIIPRYLRECWPAAIDRTEFEHVELQTEVITATVSCKACQTVYEYLKNDRKCPRCGLEEAVMITGREFQIKEILLFEDDDESEEV from the coding sequence ATGCACGAACTGGGAATTGTTTTTGAAATAGCAAAAAGAGTAGGCGGCATTGCCGCCGAATATGACATCGCCCCGGAGGATATTGCCGCCGTGGTGGTGGAAATCGGAGAAGCCTCGACCATTATCCCCCGCTATCTGCGGGAATGTTGGCCGGCTGCTATTGACCGGACGGAGTTTGAGCATGTTGAACTGCAAACGGAAGTTATCACCGCTACCGTTTCCTGCAAAGCCTGCCAAACCGTTTACGAATATTTGAAAAACGACCGGAAATGTCCGCGCTGCGGCTTAGAGGAGGCAGTAATGATTACCGGCCGCGAGTTTCAAATTAAGGAAATCCTGCTTTTTGAAGATGACGATGAAAGCGAAGAAGTTTAA
- a CDS encoding ACT domain-containing protein, with protein sequence MKRAIITVVGKDSVGIIAGVCTYLAEKQINILDITQSIREQFFNMMMIVDITPQLAHISEISEELTELGEKLNVKIMLQMEEIFDSMHRI encoded by the coding sequence ATGAAAAGAGCGATTATTACCGTGGTTGGCAAAGACAGTGTCGGCATCATTGCCGGGGTATGCACTTATTTAGCCGAAAAGCAAATCAATATTTTGGATATTACGCAGTCGATTCGGGAGCAGTTTTTTAATATGATGATGATTGTCGATATTACGCCGCAGCTGGCGCATATCAGCGAGATCAGCGAAGAGCTGACGGAGCTGGGTGAGAAGCTGAATGTTAAGATCATGCTGCAAATGGAGGAAATTTTTGACTCCATGCACAGGATTTAG